From the Corynebacterium zhongnanshanii genome, the window GGAATTGCAATCGACCGCTCAATGATACGCCCGCACACCCCCGATGACCAAATCTGTCCAGCGGGCAGAATCCTGTGCGGTGATCTGCGGTTCCTGTGCAGTGTCCTGCACAGTTTCCCCACGAACTGTGCAAAACTTCACTGCTCCTGTGGATAACTTTTCTACCCCCGAACCCTAAACCGTTACTTTAGGTTTAATCTCCGCAGGTCAAAGCCTTTTACCAGCGGTTTTAGAGTTATCCACAGGAAGGCTGTATTTTGGGTGTATCTTGTGGAAAACAGTTATCCACAGCTGTGCACAACTCTGGGGAAACGCAGGATAACCCGAAAAACTGCCTGTGTACTATCCCGTGTACAACCCCTGAAAAGAAAGAGCGCCATGTCCAACGACCAGCATGCTGACCTGAACCAGCACTTCCCAAGCATCTGGACTGCCATCGTTCAAGAGTGGACCAATGCTCCCCACGACGGCTCTACCAGCGGATATCCCAAGCTCTCGGCCAAACAGCGCGGCCTCATCCGGCAAATTAAAGCGCTGGCACTTGTCAACACCGTGGCAGTGTTCACTGCCCCTACTCGGTGGGCCAAAGAAGAAATCGAACGCACTTTGGCCCCCCAGATTCGGGACGTCCTGGACCAAAAACTCGGGATGCACGTCATCATGGCGATCTCCGAAGAAGAGGTAGGAAGCGCCGACGCCCACGGCACCGAGCACGACAGCGCGGACACTAACACGGAACACACCGAGCGCAGCACACACAGCGCCTCCGTACAGCACCAGCACCAGCGCGAAGAGCAGGACTACAGCGGACAAGGACGCACCCCGTCCTCACAGAACGCGCAGGAAGCCGGCGCAACCTCCGCCTTGCAGGGGGAGGGCGCTGGGGGGAGGCAGGCCGGCGTCGGGGGGAAAAATCACAACGGCCCCTCCGACGACCCGCAACTATTCGGCCTCCCTAGCCTCGCCAGTGAGGAATCGCAGCGGGGCGAGCAGCAGGCACTGGATTGGTCTGCCCTGCCCAAAAACCAAGAACGAGCAGGTCACAAGCCTGCAGCGCCGAAGTCCAGCACGCCCGTGTTCGGTGAAGACGGCCAGCAGATTAAGAAGAATCCCAACTATCCACGGCTCAACGCGGACTACACCTTCGAGCGCTTCGTGGTGGGATCCTCCAACCAATTCGCCGCAGCCGCCTGCCGCTCCGTCGCTGAGCAGCCCGCCAAGGGATTCAACCCGCTGTTCCTCTGGGGCGAATCGGGACTGGGCAAAACGCACCTGCTGCACGCCATCGCGCACTACGCGCTGGAGCTGCGGCCCGAGATGCGTGTGATGTACACCTCCACCGAGGAGCTCACCAACGACTTCATCAACAGCATCGCCAACGACACTCGCGAGGCCTTCAAGCGCCGCTACCGCAGCCTCGACATGCTGATCGTGGACGACATCCAATTCCTGGAAGGCAAAGAGTCCACCCAGGAGGAGTTCTTCCACACCTTCAACGCACTGCACCAAGCTGGTAAGCAGATTGTGTTGAGCTCCGACCGTCCGCCCATGCGCCTCACCACGCTGGAAGATCGCCTGCGCACACGCTTCGAAGGCGGGCTGATTACCGACGTGACCAGCCCAGACCTGGAAACACGCATGGCCATCCTTACTAACAAGGCCAAGCACGAAAAGATGATGCTTCCCGAAGACGTGAAGATCATGATCGCGGAGCGCTACGACCGCTCCATCCGTGCGCTGGAAGGTGCGCTGACGCGCGTCATCGCCTACTGCTCCCTGGAAAACCAGGAGATGAGCGTGGCCAACGCGAAAATTGCACTTCAGGATATCCTGCCGGACGAGGTAGAGGTGAATCCGCAGGTGGTGATTGAGGCCGTGGCCGAGTACTTTGATCTGACCTTGGAAGAGCTGACGGGAAAGGGGCGCTCCAAGCACCTGGTGTACGCCCGCCAGATTGCGATGTACCTCTGCCGCGAATTGACGGAGCTGTCCCTGCCGAAGCTGGGGGCGTCCTTCGGCGGACGCGATCACACCACGGTGATGTACGCCGAGCGCCGCATCAGGGAATCCATCACGGAGGACAAGAAGACCTTCGATCAGGTGCAGGAGTTGCTGACGCGAGTGAAGTCTCGGGCGAGGGCGTAGGCGGGGAGGCCGCACCCACGCACGCGCAATGTCGCCAGCCGCCGCGCGGCGCCACGGTCCGCACAGGATTATCGAACACACACTCGCATAACCCCTGTTCGAGGCAGCCCCGCACCCCACACACCCCAACTTTTCCACAGTTATCCACAGTTATGCACAGTTATCCACAGGCAAACTGTGGATAACTCACACCGTGATGACCTGAGTGTTTGCCCACCTATCCACAGTTATCCACAATTCCACAGGGTTTTCCACAGGTGTAATTACAAACATGTAATTTAACTGGAGGGTGAACATCAATCGAATATCACTCGAACACCGCCCTCCACAGGCAGATACGTGCATGACAGAAATGTAATTCCCCGTCCGATCTGTGGATAACTACCCCTCAGATGCGCACTGTCTTGTGCCTATCCTGTGGATAACTGCCCACCCCACTGAGTTATCCACAGGGACCCCTAGTTATCCACAGGCAAGTGCACCGTGTTTCTACAAGCGCCCGCCCCGGCTACACTGCACAAACAAGGGTTTCCCACAGATTCCACACCGCCTACTGAAACTACTGGTTCTATAAATCTCCTTAAACAACAGAAAGAGGTGTGTGGAATAATGGCGGGGTAACACGTGCATCACGCGACCGAGTCACAGACGGACCCAGGTCCACCGAACGCACGACGCACGCAAAAAGAAGCACCATCACATCAAGGGAGTAGACCAGTCACATGGAGCCCAACGACGTAAAGTTCATCGTTCCTAAAGATGACTTGGCATCCGCTTTAAGCTGGATCGCCCGATCCCTGCCGGCGAAGCCAACTCAACCCGTCTTGAAGGGCATCTTCATCGAGGCCAGCGATGAGGGCTTGGAGCTGTCCGGCTTTGACCGGGAGACCTCCAACAAGATTCGCATCAATGCCCAGGTGGATGTCCCTGGCCGCATCCTGGTGGCCGGTAAGTTGGCCGCAGATATTGTGGGATCGTTGCCCGATAAGCCGATCACCATGGAGTACAACAGCACGAAGGTGCTGGTGACCTCCGGAAACTCCCGCTTCGAGCTTCCAGCCATGACCATCGAGGACTACCCGGTGCTGCCGGAAATCCCACGCGTCACCGGCACGATCGACCCACACCTGTTCAGCGAGGTGGTGGGCCAGGTTGCCATCGCCGCCGGCAAAGATGACACGCTTCCGATGCTGACGGGTGTGCACCTGGAAATCGACGGCGAGCAGGTAGTCGCCGCTGCTACGGACCGTTACCGCTTGGCGCTGAGGACCTTCACCTGGAACCCTGCTGATGC encodes:
- the dnaA gene encoding chromosomal replication initiator protein DnaA, which gives rise to MSNDQHADLNQHFPSIWTAIVQEWTNAPHDGSTSGYPKLSAKQRGLIRQIKALALVNTVAVFTAPTRWAKEEIERTLAPQIRDVLDQKLGMHVIMAISEEEVGSADAHGTEHDSADTNTEHTERSTHSASVQHQHQREEQDYSGQGRTPSSQNAQEAGATSALQGEGAGGRQAGVGGKNHNGPSDDPQLFGLPSLASEESQRGEQQALDWSALPKNQERAGHKPAAPKSSTPVFGEDGQQIKKNPNYPRLNADYTFERFVVGSSNQFAAAACRSVAEQPAKGFNPLFLWGESGLGKTHLLHAIAHYALELRPEMRVMYTSTEELTNDFINSIANDTREAFKRRYRSLDMLIVDDIQFLEGKESTQEEFFHTFNALHQAGKQIVLSSDRPPMRLTTLEDRLRTRFEGGLITDVTSPDLETRMAILTNKAKHEKMMLPEDVKIMIAERYDRSIRALEGALTRVIAYCSLENQEMSVANAKIALQDILPDEVEVNPQVVIEAVAEYFDLTLEELTGKGRSKHLVYARQIAMYLCRELTELSLPKLGASFGGRDHTTVMYAERRIRESITEDKKTFDQVQELLTRVKSRARA